A genomic region of Devosia ginsengisoli contains the following coding sequences:
- a CDS encoding FecR family protein, translated as MMKQLLFRHLLVLLLSAAAPAAFAANEGTAVGVNPDAVAQINSTDRILAVGTDVSVGEKIITGPSGQVQIIFDDDTRLVVGPRSALLIETYLMASSNTAQQLTINALGGSFRFITGNSPKPAYSILTPTAAIAVRGTEFDIIAEPTSTRVMLYEGALQICNAGGACEELTHRCEVATAARDQVNLFLRHDPLRLPLSYEFRYARFQAPLLPPFKVSGAALCAEPPLEESSGEGSGGMTTRPTTPTTTTTPPPPTTRPTPPPTTRPTPGTPVAGGKN; from the coding sequence ATGATGAAACAGCTTCTGTTCAGACACTTGCTTGTCCTTCTGCTGTCGGCCGCGGCGCCCGCCGCCTTTGCCGCCAATGAGGGTACGGCTGTCGGGGTCAATCCCGATGCAGTGGCGCAGATCAATTCCACCGATCGCATCCTGGCTGTCGGCACCGATGTCTCAGTGGGCGAGAAGATCATCACCGGCCCGTCCGGCCAGGTGCAGATCATCTTCGATGACGATACCAGGCTCGTGGTCGGCCCGCGTAGTGCGCTGCTGATCGAGACCTACCTGATGGCCAGCAGCAATACGGCCCAGCAACTCACCATCAATGCGCTGGGCGGCTCGTTCCGCTTCATCACCGGCAACAGCCCCAAGCCCGCCTATTCGATTCTGACGCCAACGGCCGCCATTGCCGTGCGGGGCACCGAATTCGACATCATCGCCGAGCCGACCAGCACGCGGGTCATGCTCTATGAGGGCGCCCTGCAGATCTGCAATGCCGGCGGCGCCTGCGAAGAGCTGACCCACCGCTGCGAGGTGGCGACAGCCGCGCGCGATCAGGTGAACCTGTTCCTGCGCCATGACCCGCTGCGCCTGCCGCTGAGCTACGAATTCCGCTATGCGCGCTTCCAGGCACCCCTGTTGCCGCCCTTCAAGGTCAGCGGCGCCGCGCTCTGTGCCGAGCCGCCGCTGGAGGAATCGAGTGGCGAAGGCTCAGGCGGCATGACAACCCGCCCAACGACGCCCACGACCACTACGACTCCCCCGCCTCCGACAACGAGGCCGACGCCGCCCCCGACGACACGGCCAACACCAGGAACCCCGGTCGCCGGCGGCAAGAACTAA
- a CDS encoding glycosyltransferase family 2 protein, producing MRKLAFVIPAYNEEALIGKCLESVVAEIARSGADADIIVVNNASTDRTGEIARSFPSVRVVDEPKKGLVNARDAGFAASEGFELIANIDSDTIVPSGWLDTVLSEFARDPKLVCLSGPYVYYDMSAWSRFLVSMFYGLTWLIYVVNRYILRVGSVVQGGNFVFKRAAWQRVGGYDRSIEFFGEDTDVAVRLSKVGGVKWTFALKMKTSGRRLEKEGVFRTAGTYTLNFFWVTFRGKPATKQYTDIRPD from the coding sequence ATGAGAAAACTGGCTTTCGTCATACCCGCCTATAATGAAGAGGCGCTGATCGGCAAATGCCTGGAATCGGTGGTGGCGGAAATCGCCCGCTCCGGCGCCGATGCCGATATCATCGTGGTCAACAATGCCTCGACCGACCGGACCGGGGAAATCGCCCGCAGCTTTCCCAGTGTGCGCGTGGTCGACGAGCCCAAGAAGGGCCTGGTCAATGCCCGCGACGCCGGCTTTGCCGCCAGCGAGGGGTTCGAACTGATCGCCAATATCGACAGCGACACTATCGTGCCGTCGGGCTGGCTCGATACCGTGCTCAGTGAATTCGCCCGCGACCCCAAGCTGGTCTGCCTCAGTGGGCCCTATGTCTATTACGACATGAGCGCCTGGAGTCGGTTCCTCGTCAGCATGTTCTATGGGTTGACCTGGCTGATCTATGTGGTCAACCGCTACATATTGCGGGTCGGCTCGGTGGTGCAGGGCGGCAATTTCGTGTTCAAGCGCGCCGCCTGGCAGCGGGTCGGCGGCTATGACCGCTCCATCGAGTTCTTCGGCGAAGATACCGACGTTGCCGTGCGCCTTTCCAAGGTGGGCGGGGTCAAATGGACCTTCGCGCTCAAGATGAAGACCTCGGGTCGCCGGCTGGAAAAGGAAGGCGTGTTCCGCACCGCGGGCACCTATACGCTGAACTTCTTCTGGGTGACCTTCCGCGGCAAGCCGGCCACCAAGCAATATACCGACATCCGCCCCGACTGA
- a CDS encoding flagellar hook-length control protein FliK, with protein sequence MSIPSQLPQFVTAARPGALQALALQSGQVLDARIVGAGANGMTQVDIRGQLLNLMLPTPTKAGETIRLEVQGAGTQLRLALLPATSPVAPPIQSAPATPVIVALSQPNPAPVPQAGNASPLPASVVVQPAQPALAQAPLQPIATQPLPSTPSAPAQALPAAAQPVPTPTPQASTPAPAASPAITQATGTPTSVPTAPLSAAPYPQAAMPAPPNPLAAAAAATATAPPQPAAPAAVAGPVRPVVATTVTTNATAHAPPGNTAPPPAAPPPATPQSALAQMVQASVPRQGSITALTTALSAIAGRVVLPEPVARAAQQVLAGRVAIDGPRFDGTALQTAMRGSGVFQEANLARGQGLTQPDMKSALLTLRNTLTSWLGQQAPVAPVAQIPPPLRGSIPRARGNEAPPLDPNAAPDEVGRQLLDRTESALARVRLHQHASLPDPTGRTADQSLDLPVMVGTHQTLMQLQIHRDQHNESDTAAERGWQMRFALNLPDMGEVGAQVTLRAGSIGVMLWATEPAASAALDAEIGALREALAGAGLQPGAVLVRHGEPPAAPTAPSGHFVDSRR encoded by the coding sequence ATGTCGATCCCCTCGCAACTGCCCCAATTCGTCACGGCGGCCCGCCCCGGCGCGCTGCAGGCCCTGGCTTTGCAATCGGGGCAGGTGCTGGACGCCCGGATTGTTGGCGCGGGTGCCAACGGCATGACCCAGGTGGACATCCGCGGGCAATTGCTGAACCTGATGCTGCCTACGCCGACCAAGGCAGGAGAAACCATCCGGCTGGAAGTGCAGGGCGCCGGCACGCAACTGCGCCTGGCACTGCTGCCGGCAACCAGTCCGGTCGCGCCGCCCATCCAGTCCGCGCCGGCTACGCCGGTTATCGTGGCCCTGTCGCAGCCCAATCCGGCGCCTGTGCCGCAAGCGGGGAATGCAAGCCCGCTGCCTGCATCCGTTGTCGTCCAACCTGCACAGCCGGCGCTGGCGCAGGCGCCACTACAACCCATTGCGACGCAGCCCTTGCCGTCCACGCCAAGCGCCCCGGCGCAGGCCTTGCCTGCCGCGGCCCAGCCTGTACCGACTCCGACACCTCAGGCGTCAACTCCGGCACCCGCTGCGTCGCCTGCCATCACCCAAGCCACGGGCACACCCACCAGCGTACCGACCGCGCCACTATCGGCCGCGCCCTATCCGCAGGCGGCCATGCCCGCGCCACCCAATCCGCTGGCCGCCGCTGCTGCCGCTACGGCAACAGCGCCGCCACAACCGGCTGCGCCTGCTGCCGTGGCCGGCCCGGTGCGCCCGGTGGTGGCGACGACTGTCACCACCAATGCGACGGCCCATGCGCCGCCGGGAAATACTGCGCCCCCACCGGCCGCACCGCCCCCGGCAACGCCGCAATCGGCTTTGGCCCAGATGGTGCAGGCCTCGGTGCCGCGGCAGGGATCAATCACGGCCCTGACCACGGCGCTTTCCGCCATTGCCGGAAGAGTCGTCCTGCCAGAGCCGGTGGCGCGTGCGGCCCAACAGGTGCTGGCCGGGCGGGTGGCGATCGACGGGCCGCGCTTCGACGGCACAGCACTGCAAACGGCGATGCGCGGATCGGGCGTGTTTCAGGAGGCCAACCTGGCGCGGGGGCAGGGCCTGACGCAGCCGGACATGAAGTCGGCGCTGCTGACCCTGCGGAACACGCTGACCTCCTGGCTGGGCCAGCAGGCGCCAGTGGCGCCGGTGGCACAGATTCCGCCGCCTCTGCGCGGCAGCATCCCGCGGGCGCGCGGCAACGAGGCGCCGCCGCTCGATCCCAATGCGGCGCCTGACGAGGTCGGCCGGCAATTGCTCGACCGCACCGAATCGGCGCTAGCCCGGGTCAGGCTGCACCAGCATGCTTCCTTGCCCGATCCGACAGGCCGGACGGCGGATCAGAGCCTCGACCTGCCCGTCATGGTGGGGACGCACCAGACGCTGATGCAGCTCCAGATCCACCGGGACCAGCATAATGAATCCGATACTGCGGCCGAGCGCGGCTGGCAGATGCGCTTCGCCCTGAACCTGCCCGATATGGGCGAGGTCGGCGCGCAGGTCACGCTGCGGGCGGGTTCCATCGGGGTCATGCTCTGGGCCACCGAACCCGCGGCCTCCGCGGCGCTGGATGCCGAGATCGGCGCATTGCGGGAGGCGCTGGCCGGTGCCGGCCTGCAACCGGGCGCGGTGCTGGTGCGGCATGGCGAGCCACCGGCGGCGCCGACGGCGCCATCGGGCCATTTCGTGGATTCGCGCCGATGA
- a CDS encoding EscU/YscU/HrcU family type III secretion system export apparatus switch protein encodes MSDEIKPRALAVALQYEKGTREAPRVIAKGRGLLADRIVELAQENGVVIETNPVLAEALSGVELDETIPLELYEAVAIVIGYVLRVSTQK; translated from the coding sequence ATGAGCGACGAAATCAAACCCCGCGCGCTGGCCGTGGCACTGCAATATGAGAAAGGCACGCGGGAGGCGCCGCGTGTCATCGCCAAGGGCCGTGGCCTGCTGGCCGACCGCATTGTCGAGCTGGCGCAGGAAAACGGCGTGGTCATCGAGACCAACCCGGTGCTGGCCGAAGCGTTGAGCGGGGTGGAACTGGACGAGACCATTCCGCTGGAGCTTTACGAGGCAGTGGCCATCGTCATCGGCTATGTGCTGCGGGTCAGCACGCAAAAATAA
- a CDS encoding DUF2076 domain-containing protein — MPNQQDQQAINSLFDRIEDVARKSPPRDRDAEALIQQRLRDYPPAPYYMAQTILVQEQALLQAQERIEQLEASQRPSGGFLGGLFGDNDEPARRPARSRGPWDRQQDGQGGGFLAGAAQSAMGVAGGMLLGSAIAGMLTGGAHAQDYSGGDPSADQDYDAGGDDFGGGDFDMGGDF, encoded by the coding sequence ATGCCGAACCAGCAAGACCAGCAGGCCATCAACAGCCTGTTCGACCGCATCGAGGACGTGGCGCGCAAGAGCCCGCCGCGCGATCGCGACGCCGAGGCGCTGATCCAGCAGCGGCTGCGCGACTATCCACCGGCGCCCTATTACATGGCCCAGACCATATTGGTGCAGGAACAGGCGCTGTTGCAGGCGCAGGAGCGCATCGAGCAGCTCGAGGCCAGCCAGCGCCCGTCCGGCGGCTTCCTCGGTGGTCTGTTTGGCGACAATGACGAGCCGGCACGGCGACCGGCACGCTCACGCGGCCCGTGGGACCGCCAGCAGGACGGGCAGGGCGGTGGCTTTCTTGCCGGCGCCGCGCAGTCAGCCATGGGGGTTGCCGGCGGCATGCTGCTCGGCAGCGCCATTGCCGGCATGCTGACGGGCGGCGCCCATGCGCAGGACTATAGCGGCGGCGATCCTTCCGCCGATCAGGATTATGACGCCGGTGGCGACGATTTCGGCGGCGGTGACTTCGATATGGGTGGCGATTTCTAA
- a CDS encoding 5'-methylthioadenosine/S-adenosylhomocysteine nucleosidase (Enables the cleavage of the glycosidic bond in both 5'-methylthioadenosine and S-adenosylhomocysteine), with protein MLGSAAMSILYVMAVEAEYGPHLRSRITPLISGIGPVEAAVAVTRALADARHAGALPELVVSLGSAGSRVLEQCGLYQASSVSYRDMDASALGFPKGQTPLLDLPPILPLRTIAGLPTATLSTGANVVSGGAYDGIAAEMVDMETYAVLRACQAFGVPLLALRGISDGAEELSHVDDWRQYLHIIDEKLAAAIDLIEAQKATEPALV; from the coding sequence ATGCTAGGGTCCGCGGCCATGAGCATCCTTTATGTCATGGCCGTCGAGGCCGAATATGGACCGCATCTGCGGTCGCGCATCACCCCTTTGATATCGGGCATCGGCCCCGTGGAAGCGGCTGTTGCCGTCACGCGTGCGCTGGCCGATGCGCGCCATGCCGGCGCCCTGCCCGAGCTGGTCGTCTCGCTCGGCTCGGCCGGTTCGCGCGTGCTGGAGCAATGCGGGCTCTACCAGGCCAGCAGCGTCTCCTATCGGGACATGGATGCCTCCGCCCTAGGCTTCCCCAAGGGCCAGACGCCCCTGCTCGACCTGCCACCCATCTTGCCCCTGCGCACCATTGCCGGCCTGCCCACGGCCACGCTGTCGACCGGTGCCAATGTCGTCTCAGGCGGCGCCTATGACGGCATCGCGGCCGAAATGGTGGATATGGAAACCTATGCCGTGCTGCGCGCCTGCCAGGCCTTTGGCGTGCCGCTGCTGGCCCTGCGCGGTATTTCCGACGGCGCCGAGGAACTCAGCCATGTCGATGACTGGCGGCAATACCTGCATATCATCGATGAGAAGCTGGCTGCGGCCATCGACCTGATCGAGGCGCAGAAGGCCACTGAACCCGCGCTAGTTTGA
- a CDS encoding ABC transporter substrate-binding protein, translated as MFVASHVRPVLALVGSVALCLSPMAAGAVETGSAQCGDYSAPAFPALAPIAAAEGSTTVVSEFGDVELPTAPGAALGMYTTDVDILIWLGYPLTNSQPIRGDSGYQTFPCFFPPEPLKGITTFGNYPEYSYEQILRAEPDFILNGLGYDEAVNERLPQIAPTYSVNAFDGRSWQAHFRETAEALGRLDRYDAWLDIYESRLAEVKAAIGDNAGAVVAPLSYWDGSFNASCYAGVECTVFRDLGLTIYEGALADGGNGVSLGAEQAGELAGIDYIFTTVGVGETGMTEHEERMADAARNPVWAQLDVVRNGHIVPFEMEMVYGSPSGQLAFLKVVAKALSQ; from the coding sequence ATGTTCGTCGCTTCGCACGTCCGCCCGGTGCTCGCCTTGGTCGGTTCGGTCGCTCTTTGCCTGTCACCGATGGCGGCGGGCGCAGTTGAAACCGGCTCCGCCCAGTGTGGCGACTATTCGGCGCCTGCCTTCCCCGCGCTTGCGCCGATAGCGGCCGCCGAAGGCAGCACCACGGTCGTCTCCGAATTCGGCGACGTCGAGCTGCCCACCGCGCCCGGTGCGGCGCTCGGGATGTATACGACCGATGTCGATATCCTGATCTGGCTCGGCTACCCGCTGACCAACAGCCAGCCGATCCGCGGCGACAGTGGCTACCAGACCTTCCCCTGCTTCTTCCCGCCGGAGCCGCTCAAGGGGATAACCACTTTCGGCAACTATCCCGAATACAGTTACGAGCAAATCCTGCGCGCCGAACCCGACTTCATCCTCAATGGTCTAGGCTATGACGAGGCGGTCAACGAGCGGCTGCCGCAGATCGCGCCGACCTATAGTGTGAATGCCTTCGACGGCCGCTCCTGGCAGGCGCATTTCAGGGAAACGGCCGAAGCGCTTGGACGCCTGGACCGCTACGATGCCTGGCTGGACATCTACGAGTCACGGCTCGCCGAGGTCAAAGCCGCCATCGGTGACAATGCGGGGGCCGTCGTCGCGCCGCTGAGCTATTGGGACGGCAGTTTCAATGCCAGCTGTTATGCGGGCGTCGAATGCACCGTATTCCGCGATCTTGGACTGACCATCTATGAGGGCGCCCTGGCCGATGGCGGCAATGGTGTCTCATTGGGCGCCGAGCAGGCCGGCGAACTCGCTGGCATCGACTATATCTTCACCACGGTCGGCGTCGGCGAGACCGGCATGACCGAGCATGAGGAGAGGATGGCGGACGCCGCCCGGAACCCGGTATGGGCGCAGCTCGACGTCGTCAGGAATGGCCATATCGTGCCGTTCGAGATGGAAATGGTCTATGGCTCGCCGAGTGGCCAGCTGGCCTTTCTCAAAGTCGTCGCCAAGGCGCTGTCGCAATAG
- a CDS encoding MFS transporter encodes MTKPFHLILANNLVANITNFTVWFALTFWVFIETRSVFATGMIAGVYLVFTAGFGFWLGSIVDHNPKKLAMMGSSVVSFAFYGLSLVMLLLEPEGAFTDPYGWYLWGFVFLVMLGVIAGNIRSIALPTLVTILIPEDERDKANGLVGMVSGIGFLTTSVISGFLVAWGGMFATVLLALALTLLAFLHLHFVHIDEGRTEAVPGEPAAPKTVDIKGTISVIAAVPGLFALIFFATFNNFLGGVFMALLDAYGLSLVSVEVWGLLFGVLSTAFIVSGIIISRTGLGKNPLKTLLMVNVITWSVCCVFTLQSSIWLLAGGMFVWMLLGPYAEAAEHTTLQKVVPLERQGRVFGFAQSIEQSASPLTAFLIGPLTQFYFIPLMTDGAGADAIGSWFGTGPERGIALVFTLAGVFGVLVTILAFNSPQYRQLSAFYARSRDDDDAAGGAPAASPA; translated from the coding sequence ATGACCAAGCCATTCCATCTGATACTGGCCAACAACCTTGTGGCCAACATCACCAATTTCACCGTCTGGTTCGCGCTGACCTTCTGGGTCTTCATCGAAACCCGCTCGGTTTTTGCCACCGGCATGATTGCCGGCGTCTATCTGGTATTCACCGCCGGCTTCGGCTTCTGGCTAGGCAGCATCGTCGATCACAATCCCAAGAAGCTGGCCATGATGGGGTCGAGCGTCGTCTCCTTCGCCTTCTACGGGCTGTCGCTGGTCATGCTGCTGCTCGAGCCGGAGGGCGCCTTTACCGACCCTTACGGCTGGTATCTCTGGGGCTTCGTGTTCCTGGTCATGCTGGGCGTCATCGCCGGCAATATCCGCAGCATCGCCCTGCCGACGCTGGTGACGATCCTGATCCCCGAGGACGAGCGCGACAAGGCCAATGGCCTGGTCGGCATGGTGAGTGGCATCGGCTTCCTCACCACCTCTGTCATATCGGGGTTCCTGGTGGCCTGGGGCGGCATGTTCGCGACCGTACTGCTGGCCCTGGCGCTGACGCTGCTGGCCTTCCTGCACCTTCATTTCGTGCATATTGACGAGGGCAGGACCGAGGCCGTGCCGGGCGAGCCGGCCGCGCCGAAGACGGTGGACATCAAGGGCACGATAAGCGTCATCGCCGCGGTGCCCGGCCTGTTCGCGCTGATCTTCTTTGCCACCTTCAACAATTTCCTCGGCGGCGTCTTCATGGCTCTGCTCGACGCCTATGGATTGTCGCTGGTGTCGGTGGAAGTCTGGGGCCTGCTGTTCGGCGTGCTGTCGACGGCCTTCATCGTCAGCGGCATCATCATTTCGCGGACCGGCCTGGGCAAGAATCCGCTCAAGACGCTGCTCATGGTCAATGTCATCACCTGGTCGGTGTGCTGCGTCTTCACGCTGCAATCTTCGATCTGGCTGCTGGCGGGCGGTATGTTCGTGTGGATGCTGCTGGGGCCCTATGCCGAGGCGGCCGAGCATACCACGCTGCAGAAAGTGGTGCCGCTGGAACGGCAGGGCCGCGTTTTCGGTTTTGCCCAGTCCATCGAGCAGTCGGCCTCGCCGCTGACCGCCTTCCTGATCGGCCCACTGACCCAGTTCTACTTCATTCCGCTGATGACCGATGGCGCCGGCGCCGACGCCATCGGCAGCTGGTTCGGCACCGGGCCGGAGCGCGGCATTGCCCTGGTGTTCACGCTGGCCGGCGTCTTCGGCGTGCTGGTGACCATCCTGGCGTTCAACTCGCCGCAATACCGCCAGCTCTCGGCCTTCTACGCCAGAAGCCGTGATGATGACGACGCGGCCGGCGGTGCGCCGGCCGCCAGCCCCGCCTAG